One genomic segment of Occultella kanbiaonis includes these proteins:
- a CDS encoding lytic transglycosylase domain-containing protein gives MDRTARPRHASARWGSALTTAGALSAVAAMGLASSVAPAAAQPHSEEQPQRSPGHLPSHLLGKNDGRATRITTESAGAGLSPTLRSVAPAPRAAGDSLYTVRAGDTVGHLALRFDVPVSAIVSANGLDSRAIIRIGQTLTIPGASTGSSNSAPSGPAPAAPATSGGSSYTVTSGDTVSRIAARHGTTVSAIVSANGLDSRALIRIGQTLTIPGGSGGTVSSSPASPAAAPTQAAPAPSGGSSHTVRSGETVSGIASRYGTTASAIVSANGLDSRALIRIGQTLTIPGSTQLVPNTFLHYTYSDDVNAAANANAATLLGVSVPSRAAMQEMIRATAVSMGVDPALALAVAQQESGFNMRAVSPANAVGVMQVIPSSGEWASDLVGRRLNLLDPQDNVTAGVAILRALVRTAPDMQSAIGGYYQGLGSVNRNGLYDDTRRYVANVQTLMARY, from the coding sequence ATGGATCGCACCGCACGGCCAAGACATGCCTCAGCCCGCTGGGGCTCAGCCCTGACCACCGCCGGAGCGCTCAGCGCCGTGGCCGCGATGGGGCTCGCCTCATCGGTGGCTCCGGCGGCAGCACAGCCGCACAGTGAGGAACAACCGCAGCGCAGCCCGGGCCACCTGCCGTCACACCTGCTCGGCAAGAACGACGGCCGAGCCACCCGGATCACCACGGAGAGCGCGGGCGCGGGCCTGTCCCCCACTCTCCGCAGCGTCGCGCCGGCACCCCGGGCCGCTGGTGACAGCCTCTACACGGTCCGCGCCGGTGACACGGTCGGCCACCTGGCGCTTCGGTTCGACGTGCCGGTCTCGGCGATCGTGTCCGCGAACGGTCTCGACTCCCGTGCCATCATCCGGATCGGCCAGACCCTCACCATCCCGGGCGCCTCGACCGGCTCCAGCAACTCCGCTCCGAGCGGCCCTGCGCCGGCCGCACCCGCAACCTCCGGCGGTTCCTCCTACACCGTGACCAGCGGCGACACGGTCTCCCGGATCGCGGCCCGGCACGGCACCACGGTCTCGGCGATCGTCTCCGCGAACGGCCTCGACTCCCGGGCGCTGATCCGCATCGGGCAGACCCTCACCATTCCCGGGGGCTCCGGCGGCACGGTCTCGAGCAGCCCAGCGTCCCCAGCCGCCGCACCCACCCAGGCCGCTCCGGCGCCGTCGGGCGGCTCCTCGCACACCGTGCGCTCGGGCGAGACCGTCTCGGGGATAGCGTCCCGCTACGGCACCACGGCGTCCGCGATCGTCTCCGCGAACGGCCTCGACTCCCGGGCCCTGATCCGCATCGGGCAGACCCTCACCATCCCGGGGTCCACCCAGCTCGTGCCGAACACGTTCCTGCACTACACCTACTCCGACGACGTCAACGCCGCCGCCAACGCGAACGCGGCCACCCTGCTCGGGGTGTCCGTGCCCAGCCGAGCCGCCATGCAGGAGATGATCCGGGCCACGGCCGTCTCGATGGGCGTGGACCCGGCGCTCGCGCTGGCGGTCGCCCAGCAGGAGTCAGGCTTCAACATGCGAGCCGTCTCCCCCGCCAACGCGGTCGGGGTGATGCAGGTCATCCCGTCCTCCGGCGAATGGGCCTCCGACCTGGTCGGGCGGCGGCTGAACCTGCTCGACCCACAGGACAACGTGACCGCGGGGGTCGCGATCCTGCGCGCCCTGGTCCGCACCGCACCGGACATGCAGTCCGCGATCGGCGGCTACTACCAGGGGCTCGGATCGGTCAACCGGAACGGGTTGTACGACGACACCCGCCGGTACGTCGCGAATGTGCAGACGCTCATGGCGCGCTACTGA
- a CDS encoding universal stress protein: protein MAIVVGFIATAEGRAALDAAIVEAQRRSDRLLVIVHGSRGADEDEIDRAVEEARDLLDTSGLGYDVRHLQRGNDVAEALMGAAEEAGAELIVIGLRRRSPLGKLILGSNAQRILLDAPCHVLAVKPAQA, encoded by the coding sequence GTGGCCATTGTGGTCGGGTTCATCGCCACCGCCGAGGGACGTGCGGCACTCGATGCCGCGATCGTGGAGGCGCAGCGACGCTCCGACCGCCTCCTGGTGATCGTGCACGGCAGCCGCGGCGCCGACGAGGACGAGATCGACCGGGCCGTCGAAGAGGCCAGGGACCTTCTGGACACCTCCGGCCTCGGCTATGACGTGCGGCACCTGCAGCGCGGCAACGACGTCGCCGAGGCCCTCATGGGAGCCGCCGAGGAGGCGGGTGCGGAACTGATCGTCATCGGGCTGCGCCGCCGGTCCCCGCTCGGCAAGCTCATCCTCGGCTCGAACGCGCAACGTATCCTGCTGGACGCGCCCTGCCACGTCCTCGCGGTCAAGCCCGCGCAGGCATAG
- a CDS encoding polyprenyl synthetase family protein, whose protein sequence is MVSASPTSPADPLTSLREAVSDRVRATVDDLGGSFRDIGPEVADLFDVAGTMLSGGKRLRASFAAAGWFALGGPDDLRRAPEIVLAGSGLELFQLAALVHDDLIDGSLTRRGLPAAHRQFSALHDERAMLDTGDHFGAAGAVLLGDLLLVAAVGELQDALDRLPESARSAGRRIVQRMMAEVTVGQYLDIYAQSAPWSADPALDLDRARRVIRSKSARYSVEHPLTLGAAMAGAAATELEAASRIGLPIGEAFQLRDDVLGVFGDPDVTGKPAGDDLREGKRTVLVTLAMTRADAAGVDLLRAALGNADLDAGTVAQVRELLTGTGALASVEELIGERTETALAAIDAAGYAEPARDRLRTLARAAITRSF, encoded by the coding sequence ATGGTGTCTGCCTCCCCCACGTCGCCCGCCGATCCACTGACGTCCCTGCGGGAGGCGGTGTCCGACCGGGTCCGGGCCACCGTCGACGACCTCGGCGGCTCCTTCCGGGACATCGGCCCCGAGGTGGCGGACCTGTTCGACGTCGCCGGCACCATGCTGTCGGGCGGCAAGCGGCTCCGGGCCTCGTTCGCCGCCGCCGGCTGGTTCGCGCTCGGCGGCCCGGACGACCTCCGGCGCGCTCCCGAGATCGTGCTGGCCGGATCCGGGCTCGAGCTGTTCCAGCTCGCTGCGCTCGTCCACGACGACCTCATCGACGGCTCGTTGACCCGCCGTGGACTCCCGGCCGCCCACCGGCAGTTCAGCGCCCTGCACGACGAACGGGCGATGCTCGACACCGGTGACCACTTCGGCGCGGCGGGGGCGGTGCTCCTCGGCGACCTCCTGCTCGTCGCCGCCGTCGGTGAGCTCCAGGACGCACTGGACCGGCTCCCGGAGTCGGCCCGGTCCGCGGGCCGACGGATCGTGCAGCGGATGATGGCCGAGGTCACCGTCGGCCAGTACCTCGACATCTACGCCCAGTCCGCCCCCTGGAGCGCCGACCCCGCGCTCGACCTGGACCGCGCCCGGCGGGTGATCCGCTCCAAGTCGGCCCGTTACAGCGTCGAGCACCCACTCACCCTCGGCGCCGCGATGGCCGGCGCGGCCGCGACCGAGCTCGAGGCCGCCAGCCGGATCGGCCTGCCGATCGGCGAGGCGTTCCAGCTCCGGGACGACGTGCTCGGCGTGTTCGGCGACCCGGACGTCACCGGCAAGCCGGCCGGGGACGACCTCCGGGAGGGCAAGCGCACGGTCCTGGTGACGCTCGCGATGACCCGTGCGGACGCCGCCGGCGTGGACCTGCTCCGAGCCGCGCTCGGCAACGCCGACCTCGACGCCGGCACGGTCGCTCAGGTGCGGGAACTGCTCACCGGCACGGGAGCGCTCGCGAGCGTCGAGGAGCTCATCGGCGAACGCACCGAGACCGCGCTGGCCGCGATCGATGCGGCCGGCTACGCCGAGCCGGCTCGGGACCGACTGCGCACGCTCGCCCGCGCGGCGATCACCCGCTCCTTCTGA
- a CDS encoding DUF4192 domain-containing protein, giving the protein MRSHEPAPDPDPDDTEVPTLHLDDPPELLAYLPFRLGFLPHESLVLLAIRADADGGPEIGVVARVDLADLSHPGLGLGEHVLGQLAIDGAVAVFAAVYTESSWPAVLSGRGAAGAALAWWLAQTPLAHPTRTWLVGNRFYRCIECTSSPCCPPAGQRVDDLTTARIRAHLVYQGESYVASRADLLPDLRCGATDRRTAAGAATRERRRRERLTGAELAHWRADMRARWRRLLGAAAPGGERRGTREVLADIPAAEYGHLLAGLEDTQVRDAILLSVAAVTRIEDPADADSSRILEAVFTGELMPDQATLTMAEAALVAVAAHAATARAAPALATLAWLAWWNGDGARADVLVAAALERDPSHRLARLLRHVVDRAVAPGWARREHSATA; this is encoded by the coding sequence ATGAGATCACACGAACCAGCACCCGACCCGGACCCCGACGACACCGAGGTGCCGACGCTGCACCTCGACGACCCTCCCGAACTGCTCGCCTATCTGCCGTTCCGGCTCGGATTCCTCCCACACGAGTCCCTCGTACTGCTGGCGATCAGGGCGGACGCCGACGGTGGGCCGGAGATCGGCGTCGTCGCGCGGGTGGACCTCGCGGACCTGTCCCACCCTGGCCTCGGCCTGGGTGAACACGTCCTGGGGCAGCTGGCGATCGATGGCGCCGTCGCGGTGTTCGCCGCCGTCTACACCGAGTCCTCCTGGCCGGCGGTCCTGTCCGGGCGCGGCGCCGCCGGTGCGGCGCTGGCGTGGTGGCTCGCCCAGACCCCGCTCGCCCATCCGACCCGTACCTGGCTCGTCGGCAATCGGTTCTACCGGTGCATCGAGTGCACCAGCTCGCCCTGCTGCCCGCCGGCCGGCCAGCGCGTCGATGACCTCACCACGGCGCGGATCCGGGCCCACCTCGTCTACCAGGGCGAGTCCTACGTCGCCTCGCGCGCGGACCTCCTGCCTGACCTGCGGTGCGGGGCGACCGACCGCAGGACCGCCGCCGGCGCCGCCACCCGGGAGCGCCGCCGTCGGGAGCGGTTGACCGGGGCCGAGCTGGCGCACTGGCGTGCGGACATGCGCGCCCGCTGGCGCCGCCTGCTCGGCGCCGCCGCACCGGGAGGCGAGCGGCGTGGCACCCGGGAGGTGCTCGCCGACATCCCCGCCGCCGAGTACGGGCACCTGCTCGCCGGCCTGGAGGACACCCAAGTCCGGGACGCGATCCTGCTCTCGGTGGCTGCGGTGACCCGGATCGAGGACCCGGCCGACGCCGACTCCTCACGCATCCTCGAGGCGGTGTTCACCGGGGAGCTGATGCCGGACCAGGCGACGCTCACGATGGCCGAGGCGGCCCTGGTCGCGGTGGCCGCACACGCTGCCACGGCACGCGCCGCGCCGGCGTTGGCGACCCTGGCCTGGCTCGCCTGGTGGAACGGCGACGGTGCCCGCGCCGACGTGCTCGTCGCCGCCGCGCTCGAACGTGACCCGTCGCACCGGTTGGCCCGGCTGCTCCGGCACGTCGTCGACCGCGCCGTCGCGCCCGGCTGGGCCCGACGTGAACACTCGGCGACGGCGTGA
- a CDS encoding Rv2175c family DNA-binding protein — MTTADPQNITWLSLPEAAELLEVELRAVRGMLTERRIVAVRRGENKALSIPRDFLVLPGDDSVIADPPLVIPALRGTIIQLADAGYDDEDTLRWLYADNEELGETPIAALRAARTHAVRRVAQALAF, encoded by the coding sequence GTGACTACCGCGGACCCCCAGAACATCACGTGGCTGAGCCTGCCGGAGGCGGCAGAGCTCCTCGAGGTCGAACTGCGTGCCGTGCGCGGCATGCTGACCGAGCGCCGGATCGTCGCCGTGCGGCGCGGCGAGAACAAGGCCCTGAGCATTCCACGCGATTTCCTCGTGCTGCCCGGGGACGATTCCGTCATCGCGGATCCGCCGCTGGTCATCCCTGCGCTGCGGGGGACGATCATCCAGCTGGCCGACGCCGGCTACGACGACGAGGACACGCTGCGCTGGCTCTATGCCGACAACGAGGAACTCGGCGAGACCCCGATCGCCGCGCTCCGGGCCGCCCGGACCCATGCGGTGCGGCGGGTCGCGCAGGCGCTCGCCTTCTGA